One Endozoicomonas gorgoniicola DNA window includes the following coding sequences:
- a CDS encoding DEAD/DEAH box helicase: protein MSDIFEDLHNINDFINANEIDFARNEVIKLLAKIEKQNLEFPELLNHFIRSVGLYPYLDLEKASWQEKFIHESFKVNTGENDVTLHKEQSSLLKKLLKGENIAVSAPTSFGKSFVIDSFIAINKPKNVVIIVPTIALTDETRRRLQRKFSNKYKIITTTDVEPSNNNIFIFPQERAISYIGILEEIDILIIDEFYKASKKYDKERSPSLLRAILKLSKIAKQRYFLAPNIKHLNGSVFTEGMEFISLNYNTVFLEKNEVYKQISDDVYTKSDALIDILKKEQGKTLIYAGTYSSINEVSNLLIDETPQTESQLLIGFSHWLIKNYDRNWQLTSLIKRGCGVHNGRLHRSLSQIQVKLFEEQNGLNRLLSTSSIIEGVNTSAENVILWRNKNGTYNLNDFTYRNIIGRGGRMFKHFIGNIFLLEEPPKKEENQIDLEFSDELAASIDEKQFSQELTQEQIAKIIAYKEEMSEILGEESFDRLQKEHAFDDADTSVILRISRALDESPNNFKGLGYLNSSDPEQWEYSLFKVLEVIPGYIGAPYRQFVEFIKVISQNWSMNFHQLLNRLDQHNIGIDDFFELERKATFKFASLLNEINVIQHELYPERSIDISSFASKVSYAFLPPNVYILEEYGLPRMISKKIHDSGLINLEDDEISIHDVLDSFNELGYDQVILRATDLDYFDKYILEHFYEGIYKPEQS, encoded by the coding sequence ATGAGTGATATTTTTGAAGACCTTCATAATATTAACGACTTCATCAATGCCAACGAAATTGATTTCGCAAGAAATGAAGTAATCAAGTTGCTTGCAAAAATTGAAAAGCAAAATCTTGAATTTCCTGAACTTCTAAACCACTTTATTCGATCAGTCGGACTGTATCCTTATTTAGATTTGGAGAAAGCAAGCTGGCAAGAAAAGTTTATACACGAATCCTTTAAGGTAAATACTGGAGAAAATGATGTCACTTTACATAAAGAGCAGTCATCTCTACTAAAAAAGTTGCTTAAAGGAGAAAACATAGCAGTAAGTGCACCAACAAGCTTTGGGAAAAGCTTTGTTATAGATTCATTTATAGCAATAAACAAACCAAAAAACGTTGTTATTATTGTCCCAACAATTGCACTAACAGATGAGACAAGAAGAAGACTACAAAGAAAGTTCTCCAATAAATACAAGATAATAACAACTACTGATGTAGAACCAAGCAACAACAATATTTTCATTTTCCCACAAGAGCGAGCCATAAGTTACATAGGGATTCTAGAAGAAATTGACATTTTAATCATTGATGAATTTTATAAGGCGAGCAAAAAATATGATAAAGAGCGTTCGCCATCTTTATTAAGAGCAATTTTAAAGTTAAGTAAAATTGCAAAGCAAAGATACTTTTTAGCTCCAAATATAAAACATCTTAATGGCAGCGTATTTACCGAGGGAATGGAGTTCATAAGTCTAAATTACAACACTGTTTTTCTCGAAAAAAACGAAGTTTATAAACAGATTAGCGATGATGTTTACACGAAAAGTGATGCGCTAATCGACATTTTGAAAAAAGAACAAGGTAAAACACTTATTTATGCAGGAACATATTCAAGTATCAATGAAGTTTCAAATCTACTTATTGATGAAACCCCTCAAACAGAAAGTCAACTGCTAATTGGTTTTTCTCACTGGCTAATTAAAAACTATGACCGCAATTGGCAGCTGACAAGCCTAATTAAGCGTGGTTGTGGTGTACATAATGGGCGTTTACATCGCTCATTAAGCCAAATACAAGTCAAGCTCTTCGAAGAGCAAAATGGCTTAAATAGATTATTGTCTACATCTTCAATCATTGAAGGTGTCAATACGTCAGCTGAAAATGTTATTCTCTGGAGGAATAAGAATGGTACATACAATCTTAATGACTTCACATATAGGAATATCATTGGTCGTGGTGGCCGCATGTTCAAACATTTTATTGGCAATATATTCTTGTTAGAAGAGCCACCGAAAAAAGAAGAAAACCAAATAGACCTTGAGTTCAGTGATGAATTGGCAGCGAGTATTGATGAAAAACAATTTTCCCAAGAACTGACGCAAGAACAAATTGCAAAAATAATTGCTTATAAAGAAGAAATGTCAGAGATTCTAGGTGAGGAGTCCTTTGACCGTTTACAAAAAGAACATGCATTTGATGATGCAGATACATCTGTAATATTGCGAATATCAAGAGCTCTTGATGAATCTCCAAATAATTTTAAAGGACTTGGCTACCTTAATTCTAGCGACCCTGAACAATGGGAATATTCTCTTTTTAAAGTCCTTGAGGTCATACCAGGCTATATTGGTGCACCATACAGGCAGTTCGTAGAATTTATAAAAGTTATCTCACAAAATTGGAGCATGAATTTTCACCAATTACTAAACCGTTTAGATCAGCACAATATTGGCATAGATGATTTTTTTGAGCTTGAGAGAAAAGCTACTTTTAAATTTGCATCTTTATTAAATGAAATAAATGTAATTCAGCACGAACTTTATCCAGAGCGATCTATAGATATATCATCGTTTGCTTCCAAGGTTTCATATGCATTTCTTCCTCCGAATGTATATATTCTCGAAGAGTATGGACTACCTAGAATGATTTCTAAAAAAATCCATGATTCAGGTTTAATAAATCTAGAGGACGATGAAATCAGTATTCATGATGTATTAGATTCGTTTAATGAGCTGGGATATGATCAAGTAATCCTGAGGGCTACAGACTTGGATTATTTTGATAAATATATCTTAGAGCATTTTTATGAAGGTATTTATAAACCTGAGCAATCTTAA